A genomic region of Leptospira saintgironsiae contains the following coding sequences:
- a CDS encoding GGDEF domain-containing protein yields the protein MSSSPKNYWIRNPNFLENQEDAILIADNKGKLLDSNSQAKELGLVPEKDDLKHSSWYKKLSNADSKEHSHLTLHLSSGKKRFVCRTIPILVDEKEPAKAFYFRDITERSFTKAKAKRYESLFRRRENKIKELEIRDKLTGLFNREYTIESFQAELYRAERSGTAIGVVYLHIDGLKEINEIFGNNGGDLLLKEMGRILLENSRRSDITSRIGGEKFLLLLPGAHKNIVLERAEKIKRLFSESSSNGSWGEVKITVSLGVAMYPEDGSTYDILLQKVQTGN from the coding sequence ATGTCTTCTTCTCCTAAAAACTATTGGATACGAAACCCAAACTTTCTGGAAAATCAGGAGGATGCGATACTCATCGCTGATAATAAAGGAAAACTTTTGGATTCAAATTCTCAGGCAAAAGAGCTTGGACTCGTGCCAGAAAAAGATGATCTGAAACATTCTTCTTGGTATAAGAAACTCTCAAACGCAGATTCCAAAGAGCATTCTCATCTTACATTACATCTTTCTTCAGGTAAGAAAAGATTCGTTTGTAGGACAATTCCAATCTTAGTGGATGAAAAAGAACCTGCAAAGGCATTCTATTTCAGAGACATCACAGAAAGATCTTTTACTAAAGCGAAGGCGAAAAGATACGAGTCCCTTTTCAGAAGAAGGGAAAACAAAATTAAAGAATTAGAGATCCGTGATAAACTTACAGGTCTATTTAATAGAGAATACACGATCGAATCCTTCCAAGCAGAACTTTATAGAGCAGAAAGAAGCGGAACCGCAATTGGAGTGGTTTATTTGCATATAGACGGATTAAAAGAGATCAACGAAATATTCGGGAATAACGGAGGAGACCTTCTTCTTAAAGAAATGGGAAGGATACTTTTGGAAAATTCCAGAAGAAGTGATATCACTTCCAGGATCGGAGGTGAAAAATTCTTACTTCTTCTTCCAGGAGCGCATAAGAATATAGTTTTGGAAAGGGCGGAGAAGATCAAAAGATTATTTTCAGAATCCAGTTCCAACGGTTCCTGGGGAGAAGTGAAAATCACAGTTTCCTTAGGAGTTGCAATGTATCCGGAAGATGGTTCTACATATGATATTCTTCTGCAAAAAGTCCAAACAGGAAATTAA